From a single Bacillus sp. BGMRC 2118 genomic region:
- a CDS encoding DUF4177 domain-containing protein yields MDKFEYKTVNFESKGFLKSKITPEEEMNKLGAEGWELVTSNTTILSGKTTEATYIFKRKI; encoded by the coding sequence ATGGACAAATTTGAATATAAGACAGTTAATTTTGAGTCAAAAGGTTTCCTGAAATCTAAAATTACTCCTGAAGAAGAAATGAATAAATTAGGTGCCGAAGGTTGGGAGTTAGTAACTTCTAATACTACAATCTTATCTGGGAAGACCACCGAAGCAACTTATATCTTCAAAAGAAAAATATAA
- a CDS encoding helix-turn-helix transcriptional regulator: MLKSKIRLCIEVSGVSREEISKRMGISRNQLSNYSSGKSFPSMERAFQLSRILGVTVEDLYEYKEDKNED, encoded by the coding sequence ATGTTAAAAAGTAAGATACGTCTTTGCATTGAAGTATCCGGTGTATCTAGAGAAGAAATAAGTAAGAGGATGGGTATTAGTAGAAATCAACTTTCCAACTATTCGAGTGGCAAATCATTTCCATCAATGGAAAGAGCATTTCAGTTGTCTAGGATATTAGGAGTAACTGTAGAAGATTTATATGAATATAAGGAAGATAAGAATGAGGATTAA
- a CDS encoding antibiotic biosynthesis monooxygenase translates to MNIYRTFGTIDYLSNLKTKHKNETMLLMSGDDDQALLLHETESTSLFNEGTAFEVIDGSGQLNGSGFAIFNNIPVREEGRTTFEYRFKNRARLIETEPGFCSIRVLRPINHDTYVILTIWEKESDFINWQSSNAYNEAHKKRGTSEGIDKQSIFLRPSYVTKFQVIDENA, encoded by the coding sequence ATGAATATTTATAGAACATTCGGAACGATTGATTATTTATCCAATCTAAAAACAAAACACAAAAACGAGACGATGTTACTAATGTCAGGAGACGATGATCAAGCACTGTTACTTCATGAAACAGAGTCAACGAGTTTATTTAATGAGGGAACTGCATTTGAAGTTATTGATGGCAGTGGTCAATTGAATGGTTCTGGCTTTGCAATTTTCAACAACATACCTGTTAGAGAAGAAGGAAGAACTACCTTCGAATACCGATTCAAAAACCGTGCGAGACTCATTGAAACAGAGCCAGGATTTTGTTCAATCCGCGTCCTCCGACCGATTAATCATGATACGTATGTTATTTTAACAATATGGGAGAAAGAAAGTGACTTTATAAACTGGCAAAGTTCTAATGCCTATAACGAAGCACATAAAAAACGGGGGACATCGGAAGGAATTGACAAACAGTCTATCTTCTTACGACCTTCTTATGTTACTAAATTTCAAGTCATTGATGAAAATGCATAA
- a CDS encoding DUF3800 domain-containing protein, whose amino-acid sequence MGDKLILNFDESGNLGKSGRYFTIACVCTDSLKPLHNVMKKAVLKTKQNFTEFSNHDEIKAKESYPPIKDFFLRKIVSKDISIRYIVADLHHVKRQLIQDENLLYNYMLKFVIEPVAMKPGLKHLVINLDKRTIKVKSTNSFEDYIKIRLQYELNLDITIEVNYLESHNSYAIQAADFVANAINAKYEYGVAHGYYYNLIDEKIVQSEHFPRRYFGQQKVVSF is encoded by the coding sequence ATGGGTGACAAGTTAATACTGAATTTCGATGAATCTGGAAACCTTGGTAAAAGTGGTAGATACTTCACCATAGCTTGTGTTTGCACAGACAGTCTAAAGCCACTTCATAACGTAATGAAGAAAGCTGTTCTAAAAACAAAACAGAATTTTACTGAATTTAGTAATCATGATGAAATAAAAGCCAAAGAATCATATCCACCAATTAAAGACTTTTTCTTAAGAAAAATTGTATCCAAGGATATATCAATTCGATATATTGTAGCTGATCTCCACCATGTAAAAAGACAGCTCATACAAGATGAAAACTTACTGTATAATTACATGCTTAAATTTGTTATTGAACCAGTAGCAATGAAACCTGGATTAAAACACCTAGTTATTAATCTTGATAAGAGAACTATTAAGGTAAAGTCGACTAATTCATTTGAAGATTATATAAAAATACGGTTACAATATGAACTAAACCTAGATATAACTATTGAAGTGAACTATTTAGAATCACATAACTCATACGCGATACAGGCAGCCGATTTTGTTGCTAATGCAATTAATGCCAAATATGAGTATGGTGTAGCTCACGGGTATTATTACAACCTCATTGATGAAAAGATAGTACAAAGTGAACATTTTCCGAGAAGATATTTCGGACAACAAAAAGTTGTAAGTTTTTAG